Proteins found in one Elephas maximus indicus isolate mEleMax1 chromosome 11, mEleMax1 primary haplotype, whole genome shotgun sequence genomic segment:
- the CD177 gene encoding CD177 antigen — protein MSPAPLLALLGVTFTLHRVQALTCEKGILNSVYDAAELPLKWTAGEEDCEGGWGCQDTLIHIQNGPQVNVVITKGCTLAEEQEGRITEHRAGPGLSIISYTRVCRNANKCNDLSNSTQLWALSSRAAPAPRGVQCPTCLSTDECPEKGTELACPAGLTHCYSGNVVLNGGGITATLRVQGCMAQAGCNLLNGTQEIGPISVSENCNSKDFLVCQSGNMLRFGQYKPREPIEWTSSGNRMCAAGEVCQETLLLMDAGHKLLLLGSKGCASPGTKESRAISIHSGPPGVLVASYFHVCSSNGCNRADSSSVLANNLPLPAAPDPEGLRCPACVNFFGTCSDPKVITCPMGTTHCYKGYIKFRGGGFSSTADVQGCMAQHSKSLLNNTRNIGTFSVTEYFDEEPLPQDGVAPACCLAWMVGLGLSLAFWCGGFCLPY, from the exons ATGAGTCCAGCCCCCCTACTGGCCCTCCTGGGGGTCACCTTCACCCTGCACC GAGTCCAGGCTCTGACCTGCGAGAAGGGGATACTGAACTCTGTGTATGATGCAGCTGAACTGCCCCTCAAGTGGACGGCTGGCGAGGAAGACTGTGAGGGCGGCTGGGGCTGCCAAGACACACTGATACACATTCAAAACG GTCCCCAGGTGAATGTAGTGATCACCAAGGGCTGCACTCTGGCTGAAGAACAGGAGGGCCGTATCACTGAGCACAGGGCCGGCCCAGGCCTCTCCATCATCTCCTACACCCGCGTGTGCCGGAATGCGAACAAGTGCAATGACCTCTCCAACAGCACCCAGCTCTGGGCCCTGTCTTCAAGAG CTGCCCCAGCCCCAAGAGGCGTGCAGTGCCCCACCTGCTTGTCAACAGATGAGTGCCCAGAGAAGGGAACAGAGCTCGCCTGCCCTGCGGGGCTCACGCATTGCTACAGTGGCAACGTCGTGCTCAATGGAG GGGGGATCACCGCCACTCTGAGAGTGCAAGGGTGCATGGCCCAAGCAGGCTGCAACCTGCTTAATGGGACCCAGGAAATCGGGCCCATAAGTGTGAGCGAGAACTGCAATAGTAAGG ATTTTCTGGTCTGTCAATCGGGGAACATGTTGAGGTTTGGTCAATACAAGCCTCGGGAACCTATCGAGTGGACTTCGTCTGGGAACCGGATGTGTGCAGCTGGGGAAGTGTGTCAGGAGACGCTGTTGCTCATGGACGCAG GACACAAATTACTCCTACTGGGGAGCAAAGGCTGTGCCTCTCCTGGGACAAAGGAGTCCCGGGCTATCTCCATACACTCGGGTCCCCCTGGAGTGCTCGTCGCCTCTTACTTCCATGTCTGCTCCTCCAATGGTTGCAACAGAGCTGACAGTTCCAGTGTCCTGGCAAACAACCTCCCTCTACCAG CTGCCCCTGACCCTGAAGGCCTGAGGTGTCCTGCCTGTGTGAATTTCTTTGGAACTTGTTCAGACCCCAAAGTTATTACTTGCCCTATGGGCACTACTCATTGCTATAAGGGCTACATCAAGTTCAGGGGAG GTGGGTTCTCCTCCACAGCGGACGTTCAGGGCTGCATGGCCCAACATTCCAAATCTTTGTTGAACAATACCCGGAATATTGGGACCTTCTCTGTGACTGAATACTTTGATGAGGAGCCTTTACCCCAAGATGGAGTTGCCCCTGCCTGCTGTCTGGCTTGGATGGTGGGGCTGGGACTGTCCCTAGCCTTTTGGTGTGGGGGGTTTTGTCTTCCCTATTGA